The following nucleotide sequence is from Halomonas chromatireducens.
CCTATTACAACAAGCCGACTCAGGAAGGGCTGTATCAGCATTTCAAGGCAGTGGCCGCGGGCAGTCAACTTCCGGTGATTCTCTATAACGTGCCGGGCCGCACCTGCTCGGACCTCTATAACGAGACCGTACTGCGCCTGGCCGAGGTCGACAATATCATTGGCCTGAAGGATGCCACCGGCAACCTGGAGCGTGCCGAGGATCTGATCGGTCGTCTCAAGGGCAGCGGTTTCATGCTTTACTCCGGCGATGACGCCACCGCCTGCGATTTCATGCTGATGGGAGGCAATGGCGACATCTCGGTGACCGCCAACGTCGCACCCCGGGCCATGCACGAGCTGTGTGCTGCCGCCGTGGCTGGCGATGCCGACAAGGCGCACCAGATCAATACGCGGCTGATGCCGCTGCATACCAACCTGGGTATCGAGTCCAACCCGATTCCAGTCAAGTGGGCCCTGCACCGCATGGGACTGCTGGATCCGGGTATCCGACTGCCGCTGACCTGGCTGTCCGAAAAGTACCACTCGACCGTGGGTGAGGCCCTGCAACTGGCAGGGGTGACAGACGACTGACGCTGCGACCGGACCCGATATCCCGACGCCCCGATTAATACGATGCAAGGTGGACGCATGAATTTTGCGCTGAAATGGATGCCGCTGGTGGCGGTTCTCGCCCTGGCAACCGCTGGCTGCGCACGCGATGGCTTCTATGATGACCGTAATATCGACTATGTGGAGGCCCAGCGCAGTGCGCCTCTGGTCCTTCCGGAAGGTCGCAATATCGAGCGCTACCGGGATGCCATGCCGGTTCCGGAGGCCACTGGCACGCTGCGTTCCAGCGAACGCTTCAGTGCACCCAGCCCCGAGCGCTTGGTAGCCGGGCGTGCGACGGAGCGTGACTATGTCGAACGCCGTGAAATCGGCAGCGACCGCTGGCTGGTGGTAGGGGCTGACCCGGGTATGGTCTGGCCTCAGCTGCAGGACTTCGCTCGAGCCCGTGGCCTGCAGGTCCAGGCCAGCGACGATACGCGAGGCGTGCTGGAAACCGACCAGGGCCGCCTGAGCGTTCGGCAGGGCCTACGCGAGGGTGACAGTGAGGTGCGCTGCGACCAGACGGGCCGCCCGGTCGCCGCCTGTCTTGACGCCCTGGAGCAGCACTTCAGTGCACGCAGTGCCACGGCTAGCGCCGCTTCCCTGGCCGGTCAGCAGATCGCTGCTGAGGACCGCTTGCGCCTGGAGCAGCGCGGCGATGGCGAGTGGGTCGTACGGATTCCGCTGGATATCGATCGAGTCTGGGCCGAGCTCAGTCACCAGCTTGAAGCCGACTTCACCGTGGAGGATCGCCGTGAGCTGGTTGAGCAGAACCCTCAGAGCCATGACTTTCTGATCAACTACATGACCGCCTCCGAGCGTGATCGTGGGGTCGTGCAGATCATCATGAGCCCGGATGTACGACAGATGCCCCAGCATATCCGCTTGGCGCTGGAGTCCGAAGGACCCGAGCGGACAACTCTGCGCGCCATCAACGAGAGCGAGCGACGTTTCCTGGAAAGGGATGCCCGTGAGCTGCTGGAGCGGGTGGCAGGCCTGCTGCGCTGATGTCGCAGCTGGCTGCTGCTGACTCGCCGCCGGTCGTCCCGCTGCAGGGGCGGCTGCGGTTTGCGTCGCTGGGCAGCGGAAGCAAGGGCAATGCCACCCTGGTCAGCGACGGTGAGGCATGGGTGCTGGTCGACTGCGGCTTCGGCCTGCGTGAGGCCGAGCGCCGTATGGCCCGGCTGGATATCCATCCTTCCCAGTTGGATGCCGTGCTGGTGACCCATGAGCATGGCGACCACCTGCGCGGCGTGGGGCCGCTGGCACGACGCCATGGCGTGCCGGTCTATATGACCCCGGGCACCTGGCTCTCCGGCCGCCTGGGTGAGGTGCCTAAGCTTCACTGGATCACGCCGCAGTCGCGCTTCGCGATCAAGGGGCTGCTCATCGATCCGATCACCGTGCCCCATGACGCCCGCGAGC
It contains:
- the dapA gene encoding 4-hydroxy-tetrahydrodipicolinate synthase, producing MITGSIVALATPMKVNGDIDWEALRRLVNFHLDNGTDGIVAAGTTGEPTTMSFAEHFDVIRTVVEEVNGRIPVIAGTGANATSEAVELARYASEVGADYCLSVCPYYNKPTQEGLYQHFKAVAAGSQLPVILYNVPGRTCSDLYNETVLRLAEVDNIIGLKDATGNLERAEDLIGRLKGSGFMLYSGDDATACDFMLMGGNGDISVTANVAPRAMHELCAAAVAGDADKAHQINTRLMPLHTNLGIESNPIPVKWALHRMGLLDPGIRLPLTWLSEKYHSTVGEALQLAGVTDD
- a CDS encoding lipoprotein, NlpB, producing the protein MNFALKWMPLVAVLALATAGCARDGFYDDRNIDYVEAQRSAPLVLPEGRNIERYRDAMPVPEATGTLRSSERFSAPSPERLVAGRATERDYVERREIGSDRWLVVGADPGMVWPQLQDFARARGLQVQASDDTRGVLETDQGRLSVRQGLREGDSEVRCDQTGRPVAACLDALEQHFSARSATASAASLAGQQIAAEDRLRLEQRGDGEWVVRIPLDIDRVWAELSHQLEADFTVEDRRELVEQNPQSHDFLINYMTASERDRGVVQIIMSPDVRQMPQHIRLALESEGPERTTLRAINESERRFLERDARELLERVAGLLR
- a CDS encoding MBL fold metallo-hydrolase: MSQLAAADSPPVVPLQGRLRFASLGSGSKGNATLVSDGEAWVLVDCGFGLREAERRMARLDIHPSQLDAVLVTHEHGDHLRGVGPLARRHGVPVYMTPGTWLSGRLGEVPKLHWITPQSRFAIKGLLIDPITVPHDAREPIQFRFEAAGCHLGVLTDLGHPSDHVAEAFRGCDALILECNHDPHLLQTGPSPPTLKRRVGGNWGHLANGQAATLLARLGLDRLQRIVCSHLSEHNNRPELALEALTPLLDGDASRLTIAAQDHGLQWQAVS